ACTCGCTTCTTCCCAGCCTCTGCAGAGATCAGACGGCTGCTGGCCCAGAAGGAGTTGGGCGACTTGAAGTTGGTCGTCATTGAGTTTGGTGTGCCACTCATGCACCTTGTGAGATCAATGAAGAAGGAGCTGGGTGCAGGAACAATAATAGATATCGGCCTctactgcctgcagttcattaGCATGGTGTACAACGGAGAGAAGCCAGAGAGCATCAAAGCCACTGCTGTATGCCAGGCGGAAGGTAATAAATAATAGGCCAGAGAGTctcatttatataatttctgaAGCTCTGGCACTTAAGTAACATTTAGGGAAGACTTTTTTGACACAGTAGTACTGTGAACAGTACGGTCACCTGCAGTGATGAAAATAGCTGACTCATTCTGGGTTTGTTTAAAGCTGTCGTAATTCCTGAGTCAACCTTCTTGCCACTGCTTATTTTTTGAATTCATCATACACAGGCTGATATTGATAAGACTTCATCTGTTATCTCTGTGTCTTTTAGGTTGGGCAATTAGGGTTAAACTACAACAGTGAtttatgttgcactgttttaaaCCCTATCACtaaattcacagattttttttgttgtaacaACTAACAGCTGTGCATCATACATTTGTATGTTGTTGTAGGAATTGATGAGACTGTGGGTGTTGTTCTGAAGTACTCCAACAACAGACTGGCAGTGTTTACTTGTTTCTCGGTTATGGAGCTGCGCAATAATGCCATCATCGTGGGGTCAAAGGGCACAATCCAGGTAGGTTATTAAAAGAGGGCTGATTAATGAAATACAATTCAAAGAGCCTGACCATATGAGTCTGACATGCAATATAAATTTATACTACACACCTGTAGACAGTGTAAGGAGTAAACTGTGGTTTTGGGGAGTTCACTTTTTTGTAgtcaaaaacaatatttttccaacatttcaactaaattattttattagttagcttttctttttttatttctattaacaagaacataaaaataagaacaacATACATTACAGATACATGTTGCTGCCATGTTTGGAGGGACAGATTTGTTCTTTTGCAGCATGAAGAGTAAGCTTCATGAGTTTCTTTATATCGGCTGCTATTGTGCATGTTTTTAGGTCCCTGAAACTGTGTGGAGCCCCACATCACTAGATGTGAATGGAAAGGTGACTCAGTACCCACTGCCAGAACCCGGTTTACCTCTCAGCTACATGAATGGTACAGGGATGTGTTATGAAGCAGAGGAGGTTCGACAGGGTTTGCTCAAAGGTACTGTGACATTCAGCATATTTAAGTCTGTATCCATATTACTTTAACCATTAGTTAATATTTAACAATCATTGGTGCTTTCACAATGATCAGACAACGCAGTGCTATTATATACATGTTGAACACAAGGTGGCatcagaaacactgaaatgttaGTGGCCTTTAAGTGTCTTTGTACCACCAGACTTATCAGTATGTGTTTTTCCATGTAGGTCTGAAGGAGAGTTCTATTATGTCCCATTCTGACTCTATGCTGATGGCTGAGTTGGAGGATGAAATCCGCAGGCAGGTGGGGGTGGTGTACAGCCAGGACTCCAAGTAAATGTTCAACATGTACCCAGACTGTGATAGAGGAGAACCATTTAATAATGGAGAATAAATTGCACTTCCTGTTCCAGTCATCTTTTTCCTGCCtaaatgcagcagaaatttAATATGCCGAAGCACTGcgattttttatttcatgaaactgatACTTTAAAGACTAAAACCTTTGATTCAGCACgaaatatattttcaaatgtgaaaaaGTGTTAATGGTCAATTGAATTTCTTCACCTGAACCTTCAACTCGCTGTAAAGTTACTGTAGTGCCACACACAGACTTCAGATAATtcatcaaataaaacatttgcaagGCAGAACTTGAATAGGTGCTCATCTCTTTTATTGATGGAAGTCCAGTCTTGTAGGACAGCTCAGTACACCAGCTAGACAATATAATACCCCTTTACATTTAGTTAGTTCTTACACTCTAGCATCACAATCTAAAAGCAAGTTAAACACATGAGGACAGCTACAATGGGCCACCAGCATAGAAAGACAAGCAGAGGGATTCTACCCATCTTCCACTTTGACTCAGAGGGGCAGGGCATCATCTCTGCATTAGTcaattggggggaaaaaaaaaaaaaaaaaaaagaccacaaaagtGCTCTTTCATATCAGTCAACTTTCGAGAACCAGACATGATTCATAAGTGCCAACTTGGATATGATCCAAAGCAAAGAAACGTAAAGGCTTCATGATACATCTAACAACACCAACACAGTAACTAGCGCAAACACCTCTGGAGGGGACATCCAAAACTAACCTTTTTCTATAGTAGGACAAAATATAAGTAGCATTGGATGTCCTAAAACAAAAGTTCACCATTCACAAAAGTCAAGTATAATATAGAATGTAACATAGTCTTGAGTAGATTAGGAGTGCAACACTTACAGATACACTGAAATACAGTGAAAGCTGATGAGGACACTTAGACAGCACTACAGAAGGATCTGTTTGGGTGGAGAGGTGGAGCTAAGGCTGCGCTTGTGGGAGGAGCCCTTTGATATAGGATGCCACTATTTTGTTCGTTAAATCAGGAGAGGAGTGTGATTAGTGAACTGTTACAGTACTCAAGGTGCTCTGTTAACGTAAGCCAGCCCCGCCACCAACTCCACCTAAACAAGAGTTAGAATGCGCATGCACACAGACCAAGACGCATTCACTCAGACTTTCACTTTTAGTAATACAAGTGTTTCAGTGAATAAAATACAGCAGTTTGTGGTCAGGGTGTATTAATCTGAGGCCCTGAAGACTGGTTTGATTGAGAGAATCAGTGCGAAAGGAATGAAAATGTGGAATTGTATGGAACAAAACTCTACTCCCACCCAAAACAGCTCCCGAGCCACAAACGGTATACACTCTCTTTTataatttatttgcatttttgcctAAATGCTCATTTGTTGAGTCTGCGAACCCAGGAGTTGGATGAGAAGTGCTGTGAGCAGGAGTGAGGTGTAGGGTGGAGAGCTATGAAAGGTCAAGGAAGGTGGAGGGAGAAAGCAGAGCAGCGCTGTTGTCTGTTCAGGCCACCAGGACTACACGCATGGTGTTGGTGTAACCGGAGCCTGGACGCCAGCCAGTCAAGACGATGACAACATCTCCCTCTTTGAAGAAGCCTCTGGCCTTGCCTGGGAAATTAAACATGAAATGGTCAGCCAAGCTTTGCTAATTTGATGTATTAAATGCAGTTAAACAGTGTTCTGGGTCAAGGCTTGACAGCAAAAGGTGTGTGAAATAATTTTTCATTCAATGACTCCTCTAAGTTATGCCCTTGAAAACTGCATGGAATTGTAATTCATTTTTGGCCGCGTTTGTTTTCCAAAGATCACAAGTTGTTTGCCTGCACTGGCATATAATTATACAGGGTCTTAAAAGTGACACAGTTGCTTACCCATATCCATGGCAAAGTTGACACGCATGTCGACGTCCTCTGCCCACACATCGTTGGCAGGCTTGGTGTAGAGGACGGGGAAGATTCCACGGTAGAGGTGGGCCTGGCGAGCTGTCTGGGCATTACGGGTCACAGCGAGGATGGGGGCACGTGGCCTGTACCTGGAGATCAGGTGGGCAGACCTGCACAAAGAAAGACCTTCACTTACATTTTAAGTCATATAATTATTTCAACAAAGTGAATTCATTGCAGAAATTATGGAGATAAACACCTTAATATGTTCAATGCAAAAATACTGATTAAATCCTGCAGAGCAGCTCTatggcaaaataaaaaataaataaataaagtatgcAAACCCCTCATCTGGTGAACCATTAAGAGCTACCTGGTATTCTGCATTAACAggtaataaaatgtgataaTGGTCCAAGTggaaatcataaataaacacatttttaggaTAATCACAAGCAAACAAAGTATTTGGTGTCTTTACTGAATGTGC
This genomic interval from Acanthochromis polyacanthus isolate Apoly-LR-REF ecotype Palm Island chromosome 2, KAUST_Apoly_ChrSc, whole genome shotgun sequence contains the following:
- the LOC110959596 gene encoding trans-1,2-dihydrobenzene-1,2-diol dehydrogenase-like, with translation MHLVRSMKKELGAGTIIDIGLYCLQFISMVYNGEKPESIKATAVCQAEGIDETVGVVLKYSNNRLAVFTCFSVMELRNNAIIVGSKGTIQVPETVWSPTSLDVNGKVTQYPLPEPGLPLSYMNGTGMCYEAEEVRQGLLKGLKESSIMSHSDSMLMAELEDEIRRQVGVVYSQDSK